Proteins encoded by one window of Haloarcula rubripromontorii:
- a CDS encoding IS1595 family transposase, producing the protein TYEGDKPPVFTLVDRGSGQRYVVPAKSTDEATVRLLLXNHEKESLTVYTDGFRAYXPLDDDESFHRESVIHGDGEYVDEDAHVNTCESHASLARRWLSPHRGVSKDKLTAYLRPFQLRRRVLRKPGREALKQIIREVL; encoded by the coding sequence ACGTATGAGGGAGACAAACCGCCAGTGTTCACGCTCGTTGATCGCGGCAGCGGTCAGCGATACGTCGTCCCAGCGAAATCCACCGATGAAGCGACCGTGCGACTCCTTCTCGMCAACCACGAGAAGGAGTCGCTGACCGTCTACACGGACGGATTTCGGGCCTACGAWCCACTCGACGATGACGAGAGCTTCCACCGAGAATCAGTAATTCACGGTGACGGCGAGTACGTTGATGAAGACGCACACGTGAACACGTGCGAGAGCCACGCGTCGCTGGCGCGACGGTGGCTCTCGCCGCACCGAGGTGTCTCAAAAGACAAACTGACAGCGTATCTCAGACCGTTCCAACTTCGGCGACGAGTCCTCCGCAAACCGGGACGAGAAGCACTGAAACAGATTATCCGAGAAGTTCTCTGA